A region of Tenuifilum sp. 4138str DNA encodes the following proteins:
- a CDS encoding ATP-binding protein, which produces MSRFFRFFSLHKFALALSLVAITTLSVVVWQLAQNIDRQNIQTISADLRSANNDVIRDIERSFWDIKLADYQNDDDNEIIFGKNINLEESTLFNLDNNTLFGTNVLLLHNNRFYAKALFKTSTHEFEYWYPIARTFNLYNALTGKRLAILTDNENDLLSQPLTLARAKNLTGDKTALIAAEGVKSYNWVLLTLPLLLLVVATAVIYSLLKRSNYRFSGTHSSGKTVHNNAREVLAQINLKSALNNSNVALRVIDTNFRVIFQNREYEKLTSVTLSKPNHPLCHESFGSIYCHTDECPVRSILNGAEEVKREETRFLPTGKKILVELHAYPLKDDYGNTVAVAEEIKDITGVHYTEEILRQTENQFTVFIDSLPFGVFIEDGLTHEIVYQNFYLKQLTCNTGFKEFIKGAEIIGVDADNNVTEFQLMDSSGIMRYFNLHQFKFLGVNNSLKIGGLFVDNTRKKEIEHYRDVLSKAIEFTPVSIAILSPYFEFEFINPNFTEITGLTIENLFSKSISDINLEYNGGKHIQKALDSVRAGKTWQGELQLNGKNRERIWVSASFTPVMFESKLQHILVILENITRRKEYEKELILAKNKAEESDRIKTTFLNNISHEIRTPLNAIIGFSSVLTDPYLGQFERSGFSDLIYKNSQELLQIIENLLEISQIEAGDIKISKTEFSVNALMNEIYSTFEEQERGSSRIKLSLRKEIFQDDLVVLSDPSRIKQVLKHLLSNSFKFTPNGFVEFGYRLKDENNLLFYVVDSGIGIEPDKMDLIFNPFRQADNSSTRRHGGLGLGLAISKHVVEKMGGKIWINSTPGSGTSVFFTIPFIPVKLKFENVNAGNGLKEFNWDGKTILIADDIDANFVFFKAALQKTKANLIWARNGLEALNYVRNGEPVNLILMDLVMPEMDGFEATRIIKSINQKLPVVGQTAYPETISSNKLAECGFDTVLEKPIRTNQMLMEIDRFLVN; this is translated from the coding sequence GTGTCAAGGTTTTTCAGGTTTTTCTCGTTACACAAATTTGCTCTGGCATTATCATTGGTTGCCATAACCACGCTATCGGTTGTGGTTTGGCAATTAGCCCAAAATATCGACCGGCAGAACATTCAAACAATCAGTGCCGACCTTCGGTCAGCGAACAATGATGTAATCAGGGATATTGAGCGTAGTTTCTGGGACATTAAGCTAGCCGATTACCAAAACGACGATGATAACGAAATTATTTTTGGGAAGAACATTAACCTGGAAGAATCAACCCTTTTCAACCTGGACAATAACACGCTTTTTGGCACCAATGTGCTTTTACTCCATAACAACAGGTTTTACGCTAAGGCGCTGTTCAAAACTAGTACCCACGAATTCGAGTATTGGTATCCAATTGCTAGAACTTTTAACCTTTACAATGCCTTAACCGGGAAACGGTTAGCAATTCTAACTGATAATGAAAATGACCTACTTAGCCAGCCATTAACCCTTGCCCGGGCAAAAAACCTAACAGGCGATAAAACAGCATTAATAGCAGCGGAAGGAGTTAAAAGTTATAACTGGGTTTTGCTTACTTTACCATTGCTGCTGTTGGTTGTGGCTACAGCTGTAATTTACTCACTATTAAAAAGGTCGAACTATCGCTTTTCAGGTACTCATTCCTCCGGTAAAACAGTACATAATAATGCCCGCGAAGTGCTAGCGCAAATCAACCTAAAATCGGCACTTAACAACTCAAACGTTGCGCTTAGGGTTATTGATACCAACTTTAGGGTGATATTCCAGAACCGGGAGTACGAAAAGCTAACCTCGGTTACGCTCAGTAAACCAAACCACCCATTATGCCACGAATCGTTCGGAAGCATTTACTGCCACACTGACGAGTGCCCCGTCCGGAGTATCCTAAATGGAGCCGAAGAGGTTAAACGCGAGGAGACAAGGTTCCTACCTACAGGCAAAAAAATATTAGTAGAGCTGCATGCCTACCCGTTAAAGGATGATTATGGCAACACCGTTGCGGTTGCCGAGGAGATTAAAGATATCACCGGAGTTCACTATACCGAGGAAATACTCCGACAAACCGAGAATCAGTTTACCGTATTTATCGACTCCTTACCCTTTGGGGTATTCATTGAGGATGGACTTACCCACGAAATTGTTTACCAAAACTTTTACCTCAAGCAGCTTACCTGTAATACCGGTTTCAAGGAGTTCATCAAGGGGGCTGAGATAATTGGCGTGGATGCCGATAACAATGTTACTGAGTTCCAGCTCATGGACTCCTCCGGAATAATGCGGTATTTCAATCTCCACCAATTCAAATTCCTTGGCGTAAACAACAGTTTAAAGATAGGCGGACTGTTTGTTGATAATACCCGCAAAAAAGAGATTGAGCATTACCGCGATGTGCTATCCAAGGCAATTGAGTTTACTCCGGTTAGCATTGCCATCCTATCGCCCTACTTTGAGTTTGAGTTCATCAATCCGAACTTTACTGAGATTACCGGCTTAACCATAGAGAACCTTTTTAGCAAAAGCATTTCCGATATCAACCTGGAATATAATGGCGGCAAGCATATTCAAAAGGCCCTCGATTCCGTTAGGGCTGGCAAAACCTGGCAGGGTGAGCTACAGCTAAATGGCAAGAATAGGGAGCGGATTTGGGTAAGCGCCTCGTTTACCCCGGTAATGTTTGAATCGAAACTTCAGCATATCCTTGTAATACTTGAGAATATTACTCGCCGTAAGGAATACGAAAAGGAACTTATACTTGCCAAAAACAAGGCTGAGGAATCGGATAGGATTAAAACCACATTCCTGAACAACATCTCGCACGAGATAAGAACGCCGCTTAACGCCATTATTGGATTCTCATCGGTTTTAACCGACCCATACCTGGGTCAATTTGAGCGTAGCGGCTTTTCCGATTTAATATACAAGAACTCACAGGAACTGCTTCAAATCATTGAGAACCTGCTGGAAATATCGCAGATTGAAGCAGGCGATATCAAGATAAGCAAGACCGAGTTCTCCGTTAACGCCCTGATGAACGAGATATACAGCACGTTTGAGGAGCAGGAAAGAGGAAGCTCGCGTATTAAGCTGAGCCTGCGTAAGGAAATTTTCCAGGACGACCTGGTTGTGCTTAGCGATCCGTCCCGAATAAAACAGGTTTTAAAGCACCTGCTTTCAAACTCGTTCAAGTTTACCCCCAATGGCTTTGTTGAGTTTGGTTACAGACTTAAGGATGAGAATAACCTCTTATTCTACGTTGTTGATAGCGGCATTGGCATTGAACCCGACAAAATGGATTTGATTTTTAATCCCTTCCGCCAAGCCGATAACTCAAGCACCCGCAGGCATGGTGGCCTGGGCTTAGGCCTTGCCATATCCAAGCATGTGGTGGAAAAGATGGGCGGGAAGATATGGATTAACAGCACGCCCGGCTCGGGAACAAGCGTTTTCTTTACCATTCCTTTTATTCCTGTTAAGCTTAAATTTGAAAACGTTAATGCTGGAAACGGGTTAAAGGAGTTTAACTGGGACGGCAAAACCATTCTGATTGCCGACGATATTGATGCCAACTTTGTATTCTTTAAGGCAGCCCTGCAGAAAACAAAAGCCAACCTGATTTGGGCGCGTAACGGCCTTGAGGCCCTAAATTACGTTCGCAATGGCGAGCCCGTTAACCTAATACTGATGGACCTGGTAATGCCCGAGATGGATGGCTTTGAGGCAACCCGTATCATAAAATCAATAAACCAAAAGCTACCGGTTGTAGGCCAAACCGCCTACCCTGAAACCATATCGAGCAATAAGCTTGCCGAGTGTGGCTTTGATACCGTTCTGGAAAAACCCATCCGCACCAACCAAATGCTCATGGAAATTGATAGGTTTTTGGTGAACTAA